One window of Psychrobacillus sp. FSL H8-0483 genomic DNA carries:
- a CDS encoding DUF6176 family protein: MKIECTRFRVKQGKTEKVNEWLGFLNEHMEDVLVTLEGEKMYVETIFREVLNGEEYLYWYSVQGTGGNEVDESEHWIDKQHLAYWSECIDDTYKPVDLQTEVVMILDKVRDSMK, from the coding sequence GTGAAAATAGAGTGCACACGATTTCGAGTGAAACAAGGTAAAACAGAAAAAGTAAATGAATGGTTAGGCTTCTTAAATGAACATATGGAAGATGTATTAGTAACTCTTGAAGGCGAGAAAATGTACGTAGAAACCATTTTCCGAGAAGTTTTAAATGGAGAAGAATATTTATATTGGTATTCTGTTCAAGGTACAGGTGGAAATGAGGTTGATGAATCCGAACATTGGATTGATAAACAACACCTTGCATATTGGAGTGAATGTATTGATGACACATATAAACCAGTTGATTTACAAACTGAAGTAGTGATGATTCTTGATAAAGTTCGAGATTCTATGAAGTAA
- a CDS encoding alpha/beta hydrolase translates to MSLKLYDTQLKKLDYSYKDVYVHTRFGRTHIIETANLSGEPLLVFHGGNSTSAYNLLMYRFLLKNFHIYAVDIIGHPGKSDEVSLSPRNYDYGKLANDVITGLGFDKIACFGVSFGGGVLAKLMCTAPEKIKKSVLIVPSGINNAFPISTVKMMIPLLKYKLTKKEKYIKETASFIAINEEILDKDTLDMVKDSFDYVKTKVGMPSNVSEQLMQQCKAPTLIMAGEKDCLFPAKKVIPRAKRIIPNRTTHMLKGCGHIHMMPKREKKMIVDFLNV, encoded by the coding sequence ATGTCTTTAAAGCTTTATGATACTCAATTGAAGAAATTGGATTATTCATATAAGGATGTTTACGTGCATACTCGTTTTGGAAGAACACATATCATTGAAACTGCCAATCTATCGGGTGAACCATTGCTAGTATTTCATGGCGGAAATAGTACGTCTGCCTATAATTTACTAATGTATAGATTCCTGCTTAAGAATTTTCACATCTATGCGGTTGATATTATTGGCCACCCTGGAAAAAGTGATGAAGTGAGTCTCTCTCCTAGAAATTATGATTATGGGAAGTTGGCAAATGACGTTATTACAGGACTTGGATTTGATAAAATAGCTTGTTTTGGGGTTTCGTTTGGAGGCGGAGTTTTGGCAAAACTGATGTGTACGGCACCGGAAAAAATAAAAAAATCCGTATTAATTGTGCCATCAGGTATTAATAACGCCTTTCCAATCAGTACTGTAAAAATGATGATTCCTCTACTCAAATATAAACTAACAAAGAAAGAAAAATATATAAAAGAAACAGCTTCATTTATAGCTATTAACGAAGAAATTCTTGATAAAGATACTTTGGATATGGTGAAAGATAGCTTTGATTATGTAAAAACAAAAGTAGGGATGCCATCCAATGTGAGTGAACAATTAATGCAACAGTGTAAAGCTCCGACACTTATTATGGCAGGAGAAAAAGATTGTTTATTTCCAGCGAAAAAAGTAATACCAAGAGCAAAAAGAATCATACCAAATAGAACGACTCATATGCTAAAAGGGTGCGGACACATTCATATGATGCCAAAGCGTGAAAAGAAAATGATCGTTGATTTCTTAAATGTTTAG
- a CDS encoding NCS1 family transporter — protein MGNNGNYLKSPDLLPVTHQQRNIGAFGFAVIWIGMAIVLAAFAIGGSAIMSLPLPMVILATLIGSCLIGVFMTLIGDIGIEHGLSFPVYMRAPFGIFGTHIPSLVRGVTAACWFGLNTYFGAMAINGILNLLFGFNNWFLCFLVFAALQLFNTSLGIKSIERFADLAAPIIILISCWMYITLADNATSQGKEIWTWVESPTTGVAAFTAFMVVIMANMGFWATLAADMPSLSRFFKAPKNERNWFKRNKTQLVGSIIVMPITNTFMVTIGAVCYMAVSSADPINALQQSASGIVLGILLLMIVLAQWSTNTSANVIPAATIFSNIGGPKVPFWVGVVIAGIIGVIAQPWSLFDVLVNALLIIGGILTAIVGILFADYYLIRKRRVNVKDLYELDGQFKYMHGFNFAGLIAWVVGGAIANMFPTYSSLIGFFVGALVYFVLAKYWWFKKYPQAELIDPSDEKYLGITAGHNLD, from the coding sequence ATGGGAAATAACGGGAATTATTTAAAATCCCCAGATTTACTTCCTGTGACACATCAACAAAGAAACATCGGAGCATTTGGTTTTGCGGTAATTTGGATAGGGATGGCGATTGTATTAGCTGCATTTGCAATTGGCGGGTCGGCTATTATGAGTCTACCATTGCCCATGGTTATTTTAGCCACGTTAATCGGTTCTTGTTTAATCGGCGTGTTTATGACGTTAATTGGGGATATTGGCATCGAGCACGGCTTATCGTTCCCAGTATATATGCGCGCTCCATTCGGTATATTTGGAACGCATATCCCGTCACTTGTTCGTGGCGTAACGGCAGCATGTTGGTTCGGGCTTAACACCTATTTTGGCGCAATGGCGATTAACGGCATTTTAAATTTACTATTCGGATTTAATAATTGGTTTTTATGCTTCCTTGTCTTTGCCGCTTTACAGTTATTTAATACATCATTAGGCATAAAGTCGATTGAAAGATTTGCAGATTTAGCAGCGCCAATAATTATTTTAATTTCGTGCTGGATGTATATTACGCTTGCAGATAATGCAACGTCACAAGGAAAAGAAATTTGGACTTGGGTAGAATCACCGACAACAGGTGTAGCGGCCTTTACAGCATTCATGGTAGTGATCATGGCAAACATGGGATTCTGGGCTACGTTAGCGGCCGACATGCCATCACTATCACGTTTCTTTAAAGCGCCAAAAAATGAGCGCAACTGGTTTAAACGCAATAAAACACAGCTAGTTGGTTCTATTATCGTAATGCCCATTACGAATACTTTTATGGTGACAATTGGTGCAGTTTGTTATATGGCCGTGTCATCTGCTGATCCGATCAACGCATTACAACAAAGTGCAAGTGGCATTGTATTAGGAATTTTATTGTTGATGATTGTGTTAGCACAGTGGTCTACAAATACTTCAGCAAACGTCATTCCCGCGGCAACCATTTTCTCGAACATCGGTGGACCAAAAGTGCCGTTTTGGGTTGGTGTTGTTATTGCAGGAATTATTGGCGTTATAGCACAGCCATGGAGCTTGTTTGACGTCTTAGTAAATGCACTGTTAATCATTGGCGGTATATTAACTGCAATTGTAGGTATTTTATTTGCTGATTATTATTTAATCCGTAAACGCCGCGTGAATGTAAAAGATCTTTACGAGCTAGATGGGCAATTTAAATACATGCATGGCTTTAACTTTGCAGGTTTAATCGCTTGGGTTGTCGGAGGTGCAATAGCTAATATGTTCCCGACTTATTCTTCATTAATTGGTTTCTTCGTGGGGGCGCTCGTATACTTTGTGTTAGCGAAATATTGGTGGTTCAAAAAGTACCCTCAAGCTGAACTAATTGATCCGAGTGATGAAAAGTATTTAGGCATTACAGCTGGTCATAATTTGGATTGA
- the preA gene encoding NAD-dependent dihydropyrimidine dehydrogenase subunit PreA, with translation MADLRIDLAGIKSPNPFWLASAPPTNSGYQVQRAFEAGWGGAVWKTLGEPILNVSSRFAAVSYNGQRVAGFNNIELITDRPLEVNLQEIYETKKRFPNHAIIVSLMVEPKQEKWHEIVKKVEDVGVDGLELNFGCPHGMAERGMGSASGQVPELVEKQTYWVKEVARTPVIVKLTPNITDITVTAEAATRGGADAISMINTINSLAGVDLDTWNTVPHVGGKGAHGGYCGPAVKPIALNMVAECARNPSINVPISGIGGISNWQDAAEFMLMGATGVQVCTAAMHHGFSIVEDMIDGLNNYLDDKGIASVMDLVGRTVPRYSDWGNLDLNYKIVAEINNDVCINCNKCHIACEDTSHQCIDLYTESGRPMLKVREQDCVGCNLCSIVCPVDGAITMVERKSAIAPMTWNERQSLISNLAK, from the coding sequence ATGGCAGACTTACGAATTGACTTAGCAGGCATTAAATCACCAAATCCATTTTGGCTAGCATCAGCACCACCGACTAATTCAGGTTATCAAGTACAACGTGCATTTGAAGCGGGATGGGGTGGAGCTGTATGGAAAACATTGGGTGAACCGATTTTAAATGTTTCTTCACGTTTTGCGGCGGTGAGTTATAACGGGCAGCGAGTAGCAGGCTTTAATAATATTGAACTAATTACGGATCGTCCGTTAGAGGTCAATTTACAAGAAATTTATGAAACGAAAAAAAGATTTCCAAACCATGCCATTATCGTTTCTTTGATGGTTGAGCCAAAGCAGGAAAAGTGGCATGAGATTGTAAAAAAAGTAGAAGATGTGGGGGTTGATGGTCTTGAGCTTAACTTTGGTTGTCCACATGGGATGGCAGAACGAGGAATGGGTTCTGCCTCTGGTCAAGTCCCTGAATTGGTTGAAAAGCAAACGTACTGGGTGAAAGAAGTTGCACGCACGCCAGTAATTGTAAAGCTAACGCCGAATATAACAGACATTACGGTAACAGCAGAAGCAGCAACACGAGGTGGAGCAGATGCCATCAGTATGATTAATACGATTAACAGCTTAGCAGGGGTGGATTTGGATACATGGAATACGGTTCCGCACGTTGGTGGTAAAGGTGCTCATGGTGGTTATTGTGGCCCAGCTGTCAAACCAATCGCGCTCAATATGGTAGCAGAGTGTGCACGTAATCCATCCATCAATGTGCCAATATCAGGCATCGGAGGTATTTCAAACTGGCAAGACGCTGCGGAGTTTATGTTGATGGGTGCAACCGGCGTGCAGGTTTGTACAGCAGCGATGCACCATGGATTCAGTATTGTAGAGGACATGATTGATGGACTTAATAACTATTTAGATGATAAAGGCATTGCATCTGTGATGGATTTAGTCGGCAGGACGGTACCACGTTATTCTGACTGGGGTAACTTAGACTTAAACTACAAAATTGTCGCTGAAATTAATAATGATGTTTGCATTAACTGTAATAAGTGTCATATCGCTTGTGAAGATACGTCACATCAATGTATAGATCTGTATACAGAGAGTGGTCGTCCGATGCTAAAGGTTCGTGAACAAGATTGTGTAGGGTGTAATTTATGCTCAATTGTGTGCCCTGTAGATGGCGCGATTACAATGGTTGAAAGAAAATCAGCTATTGCACCCATGACTTGGAATGAACGCCAATCACTGATAAGCAATCTTGCTAAGTAA
- a CDS encoding NAD(P)-dependent oxidoreductase, with the protein MDSMTSQLQRNFVELTNRMTKNEALEEANRCLYCYDAPCIKACPTSIQIPNFIKKIASGNMKGSATTILEANPIGASCARVCPTEELCEGACVLNASTKPIKIGHLQRYATDWAMESDAQLFNKGQSNGQKVAIIGAGPAGLSAARELSRFGFSVTIYEAESKAGGLGSYGIVSFRLPNEVVDWEVEQIAKLGVDIKTNTTVGIDISAEAILEQYDSVILAVGMGAVPNLRIEGEELAGVHDAIEFVKQTKMGALTKNLVGKRVAVIGAGNTAIDGATCAVRLGAENVKILYRRTQKEMTAYKFEYEFAKQDGVEFNWLTAPQKIIGDEAGQVVGIECVKMKLGEVGADGRQRPEVVDGSNFIIKVDAVIKAIGQTRFVSLIEAFGLKHTDGVVDIDETTMQTSNKKVFACGDVVFGNGQGEAMVVTAAQQGKDVAQMIHNRLKKPSELA; encoded by the coding sequence ATGGATTCAATGACTTCGCAGCTTCAACGAAATTTTGTTGAATTGACAAATAGGATGACAAAAAATGAAGCGCTAGAAGAGGCAAATCGCTGCCTCTATTGCTACGATGCACCTTGTATTAAAGCCTGTCCAACGAGTATTCAAATCCCAAATTTCATAAAAAAAATTGCATCTGGTAATATGAAAGGCTCAGCTACGACTATATTAGAAGCAAACCCGATAGGCGCAAGCTGTGCGAGAGTTTGTCCGACAGAGGAGTTGTGTGAAGGGGCATGTGTGTTAAACGCTTCCACAAAACCAATTAAAATAGGTCACTTGCAACGTTACGCAACTGATTGGGCGATGGAATCGGATGCCCAGCTATTTAATAAAGGCCAAAGCAATGGACAAAAAGTAGCGATTATTGGCGCTGGTCCTGCCGGGTTATCAGCAGCACGTGAGCTTAGTCGTTTTGGATTCAGTGTCACAATCTATGAAGCTGAATCGAAAGCAGGTGGTCTAGGAAGCTATGGTATCGTGTCATTCCGTTTGCCGAACGAAGTAGTGGATTGGGAAGTTGAGCAAATTGCAAAGCTTGGCGTAGACATTAAAACGAATACAACAGTAGGCATTGATATTTCTGCCGAGGCAATTTTAGAGCAATACGACAGCGTTATTTTGGCGGTTGGCATGGGGGCAGTGCCGAATCTTAGAATTGAAGGGGAGGAACTAGCTGGGGTCCATGATGCAATCGAGTTTGTAAAGCAAACAAAAATGGGAGCGCTTACAAAAAACTTGGTCGGAAAGCGCGTTGCTGTTATCGGTGCTGGGAATACAGCAATCGATGGTGCTACATGCGCTGTTCGACTAGGTGCTGAAAATGTGAAAATTCTTTATAGAAGAACACAAAAAGAAATGACAGCGTACAAATTCGAATATGAATTTGCCAAGCAAGATGGTGTGGAGTTTAATTGGCTGACAGCTCCCCAAAAAATTATCGGTGACGAAGCAGGCCAAGTCGTAGGAATTGAATGCGTCAAAATGAAACTCGGGGAGGTGGGTGCAGACGGCAGACAAAGACCTGAAGTGGTTGATGGATCCAATTTTATCATTAAAGTAGATGCAGTGATTAAAGCCATTGGTCAAACACGCTTTGTATCATTAATTGAAGCGTTTGGCTTAAAGCATACTGACGGTGTAGTTGATATTGATGAAACGACAATGCAAACCTCGAATAAGAAAGTTTTTGCATGTGGAGATGTCGTATTCGGCAACGGTCAAGGAGAAGCGATGGTTGTAACAGCGGCACAGCAAGGGAAAGACGTAGCACAAATGATTCATAATCGATTGAAAAAACCTAGTGAACTTGCGTAG
- the hydA gene encoding dihydropyrimidinase codes for MKKIITGGLVATASDVYEADILIENGKIVQIGKDLSAEGAEIIDATGKYVMPGGIDPHTHLDMPFNNTVTDDDWKSGTIAAAFGGTTTILDFCLSAGEEKLSAAVEKWHEKAKGNSAIDYGFHLMIGDLTPETEAELPLLLEQEGITSVKVFMAYAKEFQATDRTLFKAFKIAKDLGAVVMVHCENGSVIDELVEEAKRAGHTEPIYHALTRPAELEGEATKRAIELAHIAGAKLYVVHVTCKEAVDEIIAAREKGYEVYGETCPPYLTLDQSALAQPGFEGAKYVWSPPLRPKYHQEHLWNALKAKQLQTIGSDQCSFSFNGKKQLGINDFSKIPNGGPFIEDRFGILYSEGVAKGKISINEFVDMISTSAAKIFGLYPQKGTIAIGSDADIVIFDPSVKREISANTHHMNVDYNAYEGWEVTGEPVSVLLRGEYVIKNKEFVGVLGSGQYIKRVLKPTVTDTIKV; via the coding sequence GTGAAAAAAATTATTACAGGTGGACTAGTTGCTACGGCTTCAGATGTGTATGAGGCAGATATTTTAATAGAAAATGGAAAAATTGTTCAAATTGGCAAGGATTTATCAGCCGAAGGAGCAGAAATTATTGATGCAACGGGCAAGTACGTCATGCCAGGAGGAATTGATCCCCACACGCATTTAGATATGCCATTTAACAACACAGTGACAGATGATGATTGGAAGTCTGGCACGATTGCAGCTGCATTTGGTGGTACGACGACTATTTTAGACTTTTGCTTATCTGCAGGTGAAGAGAAGCTTTCAGCAGCGGTGGAAAAATGGCATGAAAAAGCAAAGGGCAACTCGGCTATTGACTATGGTTTCCATTTAATGATTGGTGATTTAACGCCTGAGACAGAGGCGGAATTACCGTTATTACTAGAGCAAGAAGGCATAACGTCCGTGAAGGTATTCATGGCTTACGCGAAAGAATTCCAAGCGACAGACCGCACGCTTTTCAAAGCATTTAAAATTGCGAAAGACTTAGGTGCTGTCGTGATGGTGCACTGTGAAAATGGCTCAGTCATCGATGAACTAGTAGAGGAAGCGAAACGTGCTGGTCATACAGAGCCGATTTATCATGCACTGACTCGTCCGGCAGAATTAGAAGGCGAAGCGACAAAACGAGCTATTGAATTAGCACATATCGCAGGTGCCAAACTTTATGTTGTCCATGTTACTTGTAAAGAAGCAGTCGATGAAATTATTGCAGCGCGTGAGAAGGGGTATGAGGTATACGGGGAAACATGTCCACCATATTTAACGCTCGATCAATCTGCTTTAGCACAGCCAGGCTTTGAAGGTGCTAAATATGTTTGGTCACCACCACTTCGTCCTAAGTACCATCAAGAGCATTTATGGAATGCCTTAAAAGCGAAGCAACTGCAAACAATTGGCTCAGATCAATGTTCATTTAGCTTTAATGGGAAGAAGCAATTAGGTATAAATGATTTCTCTAAAATCCCAAATGGTGGACCATTTATTGAAGACCGCTTTGGTATTTTATATTCAGAAGGCGTAGCAAAAGGGAAAATTTCAATCAATGAATTCGTCGATATGATTTCAACAAGTGCTGCAAAGATTTTCGGTTTATACCCACAAAAAGGAACGATTGCAATTGGTTCTGATGCAGATATCGTGATTTTCGATCCTTCGGTAAAACGTGAAATTTCAGCGAACACACATCACATGAATGTCGATTATAACGCTTATGAAGGCTGGGAAGTGACAGGGGAGCCGGTCAGCGTACTATTGCGCGGCGAGTATGTCATTAAGAATAAAGAGTTCGTAGGGGTATTAGGCAGTGGACAATATATAAAACGCGTACTAAAACCAACTGTTACAGATACGATTAAGGTTTAA
- a CDS encoding Zn-dependent hydrolase produces the protein MYKCNSSRLQESIEQFSQFGATANGGVTRLSLSKEDILARDYFCEVCKELGMEIKVDDMANIYAILPGKKDCPPIVMGSHLDSVEKGGRFDGVLGVLTAIEAVRTIKENDIELDIPLMIVNFTNEEGARFDPAMMSSGVVASKFSKDKMIQSTDKNGITFNEALQASGYVGEKENRLTEALAYIELHIEQGPVLEAKQQEIGVVEGVLGMVCYEITVTGESDHAGTTPMSMRKDPLIVASRIISYLHEHLGKIDEQLVYTFGRMNVSPNIHTVIPNKVALTIDSRHQDPEVMRKVEEILKSLPSEENGCFVHTVKLWGRDTVFFDVSICNEIEKSCQDFGYSSHRMFSGAGHDAQYIASFIPSAMIFVPSIKGKSHCEEEVTTFEDCAKGADVLLETVLTLQTKFVMGETFTLH, from the coding sequence ATGTATAAATGTAATAGTAGTCGTTTGCAAGAGTCAATTGAGCAATTTAGTCAATTTGGAGCTACCGCAAATGGTGGTGTAACGCGTTTGTCTCTTTCGAAAGAAGATATATTAGCGAGAGACTATTTTTGTGAAGTATGTAAAGAGTTAGGCATGGAGATTAAAGTAGACGACATGGCGAATATCTATGCGATTCTACCAGGAAAAAAAGATTGCCCACCAATTGTAATGGGATCACATTTAGATTCTGTTGAAAAAGGTGGGAGGTTTGATGGCGTCTTAGGTGTTTTAACCGCAATAGAGGCTGTAAGAACGATTAAGGAAAATGACATTGAACTAGACATCCCATTAATGATTGTGAATTTTACGAATGAAGAAGGTGCTCGTTTTGACCCCGCGATGATGAGTTCTGGTGTAGTTGCTTCAAAATTTAGTAAAGACAAAATGATACAGTCTACTGATAAAAATGGCATCACTTTTAATGAGGCGCTTCAAGCTAGTGGTTATGTGGGGGAGAAAGAAAACCGTTTAACAGAAGCCCTCGCATACATTGAACTGCATATTGAACAAGGACCAGTATTAGAAGCGAAGCAACAAGAAATTGGTGTTGTCGAAGGCGTTTTAGGAATGGTTTGTTATGAAATTACGGTTACAGGTGAGTCAGACCACGCTGGAACAACGCCGATGTCGATGCGTAAAGATCCGTTGATTGTAGCGTCTCGCATCATTTCGTATTTACATGAGCATCTTGGGAAAATCGACGAACAACTTGTTTATACATTTGGACGTATGAATGTTTCGCCTAATATTCATACAGTAATTCCAAACAAAGTTGCACTTACCATTGATTCTCGTCATCAAGATCCAGAAGTAATGCGAAAAGTAGAAGAAATTCTAAAAAGCTTACCGTCAGAGGAAAATGGTTGCTTCGTCCATACAGTCAAGTTATGGGGACGTGATACTGTGTTTTTTGATGTATCTATTTGCAATGAAATAGAAAAATCTTGTCAGGACTTTGGCTACTCAAGCCACCGAATGTTCAGCGGGGCCGGTCATGATGCGCAGTATATCGCGAGTTTTATCCCTTCTGCAATGATATTTGTCCCGAGTATTAAAGGGAAAAGTCATTGCGAGGAAGAGGTGACGACATTTGAGGACTGTGCGAAAGGTGCAGATGTTTTACTTGAAACCGTGCTGACGCTGCAAACAAAGTTCGTAATGGGAGAGACATTTACTTTACATTAA